The following coding sequences are from one Microbacterium sp. SORGH_AS_0969 window:
- a CDS encoding MDR family MFS transporter: protein MATTSVDAPAQRRVLPALIGLLLGTFVSMLASTVVSTSLPVIVHDLSGDQNAYTWVITATLLTTAISTPIWGKLADLFNRKVLIQVAIAIFVLATAAAGFSQNTDMLIAFRAVQGLGAGGLAALSQVIMADIISPRERGRYMGLFGAVMAVATVGGPLLGGVITDAFGWRWNFFVALPFAVAALLIQQRTLHLPVRAKRTVKIDYLGIVLLSTAVSLILIWVTNAGKSFDWASTETMLMVGGAVIAAVLFVVVELRSSEPLVPLTLFRDATFTLATIASIATGLAMFGTSVFLSQYMQMARGATPTEAGVMTIPMIGGLLVSSIVVGALISRFGHWKPFLIAGGVLLIAGSFLLSTIHYDTNFALVSLYMFFLGAGVGMTMQNLVLVVQNTANPTQMGAASSGVTFFRSLGGTIGVSVMGAALASMATSLFTDRAEDLKTAIMGLGANGASVAQSLQSGTIPQVSTLPDSVRVIVEDIYAQSIAHSFLIAVPVAVVSLIAILFLPNRPLTRMTTTERVAASEADFATVSVPAGMSTLAATGAVPTEDATPSRRARREAQMGEDV, encoded by the coding sequence ATGGCAACCACCTCCGTCGACGCGCCCGCGCAGCGGCGCGTCCTCCCCGCCCTCATCGGGCTGCTGCTCGGCACGTTCGTGTCGATGCTCGCCTCGACCGTCGTCTCGACGTCGCTGCCCGTCATCGTGCACGACCTGTCGGGCGACCAGAACGCCTACACCTGGGTAATCACGGCCACCCTGCTCACCACCGCGATCTCGACCCCCATCTGGGGAAAGCTCGCCGACCTGTTCAACCGCAAGGTGCTCATCCAGGTCGCCATCGCGATCTTCGTGCTCGCCACCGCCGCGGCCGGATTCTCGCAGAACACCGACATGCTCATCGCGTTCCGCGCGGTGCAGGGCCTCGGCGCGGGTGGCCTCGCCGCCCTCAGCCAGGTCATCATGGCCGACATCATCAGCCCCCGTGAGCGCGGTCGCTACATGGGCCTGTTCGGTGCGGTCATGGCCGTCGCCACCGTCGGCGGGCCGCTCCTCGGCGGTGTCATCACCGACGCCTTCGGATGGCGCTGGAACTTCTTCGTCGCCCTCCCCTTCGCCGTGGCTGCGCTCCTCATCCAGCAGCGCACCCTGCACCTGCCGGTGCGCGCGAAGCGGACCGTGAAGATCGACTACCTCGGCATCGTGCTGCTCTCGACCGCGGTCTCGCTCATCCTCATCTGGGTCACCAACGCCGGGAAGTCCTTCGACTGGGCCAGCACCGAGACCATGCTGATGGTCGGCGGCGCCGTCATCGCCGCGGTCCTGTTCGTCGTCGTCGAGCTGCGCTCCTCCGAGCCGCTCGTGCCGCTCACCCTTTTCCGGGATGCCACTTTCACCCTCGCCACGATCGCCTCGATCGCGACGGGTCTGGCGATGTTCGGCACCTCGGTCTTCCTCAGCCAGTACATGCAGATGGCCCGCGGCGCCACGCCCACCGAGGCCGGCGTCATGACCATCCCGATGATCGGCGGCCTGCTGGTCTCGTCCATCGTGGTCGGCGCGCTCATCTCGCGCTTCGGCCACTGGAAGCCGTTCCTCATCGCCGGTGGCGTGCTGCTGATCGCGGGATCGTTCCTGCTGTCGACGATCCACTACGACACGAACTTCGCCCTCGTCTCGCTCTACATGTTCTTCCTCGGCGCGGGCGTCGGCATGACGATGCAGAACCTCGTCCTCGTCGTGCAGAACACCGCGAACCCCACCCAGATGGGCGCGGCGAGCTCGGGCGTGACGTTCTTCCGCAGCCTCGGCGGCACGATCGGCGTCTCGGTCATGGGAGCCGCCCTCGCCAGCATGGCCACCAGCCTGTTCACCGACCGGGCCGAAGACCTCAAGACCGCGATCATGGGCCTCGGTGCGAACGGCGCATCCGTCGCCCAGTCCCTGCAGTCGGGCACCATCCCGCAGGTGTCGACGCTGCCCGACAGCGTGCGCGTCATCGTCGAGGACATCTACGCCCAGTCGATCGCCCACTCGTTCCTGATCGCGGTGCCGGTCGCCGTGGTCAGCCTCATCGCGATCCTCTTCCTGCCGAACCGTCCGCTGACCCGCATGACGACCACCGAGCGCGTGGCGGCGAGCGAGGCGGACTTCGCCACCGTGTCGGTTCCGGCGGGCATGTCGACGCTGGCCGCGACCGGTGCGGTGCCGACTGAGGATGCCACTCCCTCCCGCCGCGCACGCCGCGAGGCTCAGATGGGAGAGGATGTCTGA
- a CDS encoding YqaJ viral recombinase family protein, which translates to MSPELVASRSADLDARIVADSRDRVAWIRARSRGITATDVATLTSPNAIARAADAKLMGSNFSGNAFTAHGRRREPEIAAWVAATHGIQPSSALYHAVVEKRHLATPDGVVVDSEGRVVLAEIKTTNKAWRSIPRTYMRQIWWQQHVLGAERTLVAWEQHDGFVPLHDEPRCQWIDRDEREIAKLVGLATSLIDELYRRTMQARQPAPTRQEPTERYRALALLD; encoded by the coding sequence ATGTCCCCCGAGCTCGTCGCCTCCCGCAGCGCCGACCTCGACGCCCGGATCGTCGCGGATTCGCGTGATCGCGTCGCCTGGATCCGCGCGCGTTCGCGCGGGATCACCGCGACCGACGTCGCCACCCTGACCAGCCCGAACGCGATCGCGCGCGCAGCGGATGCCAAGCTCATGGGCTCGAACTTCTCGGGCAATGCCTTCACGGCGCACGGTCGTCGACGCGAGCCCGAGATCGCCGCGTGGGTGGCCGCGACGCACGGCATCCAGCCCTCGTCAGCCCTGTATCACGCGGTCGTCGAGAAGCGGCACCTGGCCACTCCCGACGGCGTCGTCGTCGACAGCGAGGGCCGCGTCGTCCTGGCCGAGATCAAGACGACCAACAAGGCCTGGCGCTCGATCCCCCGCACGTACATGCGGCAGATCTGGTGGCAGCAACACGTCCTCGGCGCGGAGCGGACCCTCGTGGCGTGGGAACAGCACGACGGATTCGTGCCCCTGCACGACGAGCCGCGCTGCCAGTGGATCGACCGCGACGAGCGGGAGATCGCCAAACTCGTGGGACTCGCGACCTCGCTCATCGACGAGCTCTACCGCCGCACCATGCAGGCGCGCCAGCCGGCGCCGACACGGCAGGAACCCACGGAGAGGTATCGCGCCCTCGCGCTCCTCGATTAA
- the rplJ gene encoding 50S ribosomal protein L10, translating into MAQKDASVAELTKNFENSTAVLLTEYRGLTVAQLKQLRNDIRQDADYAVVKNTLTKIAAAKAGVTGLDDELKGPSAIAFVHGDPVAVAKGLRAFAKANPQLVVKGGYFDGAALTADEVNKLADLESREVLLAKLAGAMKATMTKAAYVFQALPSKAVRTVDALREKQDTAA; encoded by the coding sequence ATGGCGCAGAAGGATGCATCGGTCGCCGAGCTCACGAAGAACTTCGAGAACTCGACCGCCGTTCTGCTGACCGAGTACCGCGGTCTGACGGTTGCCCAGCTCAAGCAGCTGCGCAACGACATCCGTCAGGACGCGGATTACGCCGTGGTGAAGAACACGCTGACCAAGATCGCCGCTGCCAAGGCGGGGGTCACGGGACTGGATGACGAGCTCAAGGGCCCGTCCGCCATCGCGTTCGTGCACGGTGACCCTGTCGCCGTCGCGAAGGGCCTGCGTGCCTTTGCCAAGGCTAACCCTCAGCTCGTGGTGAAGGGCGGCTACTTCGATGGCGCCGCGCTGACCGCGGATGAGGTCAACAAGCTCGCCGATCTCGAGAGCCGTGAAGTCCTGCTGGCGAAGCTCGCCGGTGCGATGAAGGCGACGATGACCAAGGCGGCATACGTCTTCCAGGCGCTTCCGTCGAAGGCCGTTCGCACGGTCGACGCGCTGCGCGAGAAGCAGGACACCGCGGCCTGA
- a CDS encoding ExeM/NucH family extracellular endonuclease has protein sequence MSPVPSRRPSGRTATALSAAVAAALLGSALVAPAAATAAPLAPATPVPTDTVAPTSTPPAEAPAEPAPTAPAPTETPAVDAPAKTVETAVPTQEAEAAADITPIRDIQGEGDSTPLDGQTVTTRGIVTAAYPTGGYNGFFLQTAGTGGELSAEHTASDAVFVYGSRAVAQVAIGDYVEVSGTAGEYNGLTQIVSDADLVTVLTEDAEPVTPAEVAWPRTDEERERFEGMLLAPQGDFTVTNTYITGQYAEIGLAAGTTPLLTPTEVARPGTPELDEVVADNAARGVVLDDGASLNFQRSATDVPLPYLSLTDPVRVGAPVTFTRPVVLDYRFDAWKLQPTQQLTVENAADVQPATFANTRAERPADVGGTVQLASFNVLNYFTTTAEDVGCDSVYTDREGNPITANRCPEPGPRGAANDENLQRQQAKIVAALNAMDAEVVSLEEIENSAALGKPRDEALSTLVAALNADLGEDAWAFVPSPNALPASEDVIRTAFIYKKAAVSPVGDSVILDDPAFSNARQPLAQAFAPAGGDDAAFVAIVNHFKSKSDSDPAAGGDNAAGDQGAFNGDRVRQAEALVGFADEQAEAPASGAVFLLGDFNAYTQEDPIQVLRDAGYVDLAGDTGKYTYSYDGQSGSLDHVLASPAARELVTGTDVWNINAGEALALEYSRYNANVRNFYDASPYRSSDHDPVVVGLDLSGTTELNLLNINDFHGRIDANTVTFAGTIEQLRAEKGDDRSLFLSNGDNIGASLFASANAQDAPTIDVLNALEVAASGVGNHEFDKGIDDLTGRVTERAAFPYLGANVYRDGQPVLPGYEIVEVNGLRVGVVGAVTEETASLVSPEGIEGIEFREPVAEVNRVVAEIRDQVDVLVAEYHEGALQGETSGGTLDDALARGGAFARIVTETDADVDAIFTGHTHEEYAWDAPIPGTDGTRPILQTGNYGENIGQVVLTIDRASRDVIGHEARNVPRLSAEEVEGDDEQTSENSKALDAELIATYPRVAEVADIVDRALAEAERVGSQPVGSVSADITTAFRGGAYVDGVYQGGERDDRSKQSALGNLVADALHDTLADPVRGDADLAVVNPGGLRAELLRGDDGVITFAEANAVLPFVNNLGTTSLTGDQLRRLLEQQWGDAAGRAATLSLSVSENVRYTYDATRAPGERITGIWIDGMPVDPAASYRVGSFSFLLSGGDAFTVFDEGTDSRDSGLIDRDGWIAYLTSHPDLAPDFTARGVQVTGAPTEAARGTEAAFTVSGLDLTSLGSPAATEASVTVGSGESRTVAVRDGVAEVAVAVPADAPDVLDITVSTASGSTATVPLRVVGGAEVPAAPGGGDGGEAAPPRGPDGLPRTGADTAWMGGGVLAALALLALGVAVRRRGMRQAD, from the coding sequence ATGTCACCCGTGCCCTCTCGGCGACCCTCGGGCCGCACCGCGACTGCGCTGAGCGCTGCCGTCGCCGCCGCCCTTCTCGGTTCCGCCCTCGTCGCCCCCGCCGCCGCCACCGCCGCACCGCTCGCGCCGGCCACGCCCGTTCCCACGGACACCGTCGCGCCGACCTCGACGCCGCCCGCGGAGGCGCCCGCGGAGCCCGCACCCACCGCGCCGGCTCCCACGGAGACTCCGGCAGTCGATGCCCCGGCGAAGACCGTCGAGACCGCCGTTCCGACGCAAGAGGCGGAAGCCGCGGCCGACATCACGCCCATCCGCGACATCCAGGGCGAGGGCGACAGCACTCCGCTCGACGGTCAGACCGTCACCACGCGCGGCATCGTGACCGCCGCGTACCCGACCGGCGGCTACAACGGCTTCTTCCTCCAGACGGCCGGGACCGGTGGTGAGCTGAGTGCCGAGCACACGGCATCCGACGCCGTCTTCGTCTACGGCTCGCGCGCGGTCGCCCAGGTCGCGATCGGCGACTACGTCGAGGTCAGCGGCACGGCGGGGGAGTACAACGGGCTCACCCAGATCGTCTCGGACGCCGACCTCGTCACCGTTCTCACCGAGGACGCGGAGCCGGTCACCCCGGCCGAGGTCGCGTGGCCGCGAACCGACGAGGAGCGCGAGCGCTTCGAAGGAATGCTGCTGGCCCCGCAGGGCGACTTCACCGTCACCAACACCTACATCACCGGCCAGTACGCGGAGATCGGGCTCGCGGCGGGCACGACGCCGCTGCTCACCCCCACCGAGGTCGCTCGACCCGGCACCCCGGAGCTCGATGAGGTCGTCGCCGACAACGCCGCGCGGGGTGTGGTGCTCGACGACGGCGCGTCGCTGAACTTCCAGCGCTCCGCGACGGACGTGCCCCTCCCGTACCTGTCGCTCACCGACCCCGTGCGCGTCGGCGCCCCGGTGACGTTCACGCGTCCGGTCGTGCTCGACTACCGCTTCGACGCGTGGAAGCTCCAGCCGACTCAGCAGCTGACCGTCGAGAACGCCGCCGACGTGCAGCCCGCGACGTTCGCCAACACGCGCGCGGAGCGTCCGGCCGACGTCGGAGGGACGGTCCAGCTCGCGAGCTTCAACGTGCTCAATTACTTCACGACCACCGCGGAGGACGTCGGTTGCGACTCGGTCTACACCGACCGCGAGGGCAACCCGATCACGGCGAACCGCTGCCCTGAGCCCGGTCCGCGCGGAGCGGCGAACGACGAAAACCTGCAGCGCCAGCAGGCGAAGATCGTCGCCGCGTTGAACGCGATGGATGCCGAGGTCGTCTCGCTCGAGGAGATCGAGAACTCCGCTGCCCTCGGTAAGCCCCGTGACGAGGCCCTGTCCACCCTCGTCGCCGCGCTGAACGCCGATCTCGGCGAGGACGCGTGGGCCTTCGTGCCGTCGCCGAACGCCCTTCCGGCATCGGAGGACGTCATCCGCACGGCCTTCATCTACAAGAAGGCGGCGGTCAGCCCGGTCGGCGACAGCGTCATCCTCGACGACCCGGCCTTCTCCAACGCGCGCCAGCCGCTCGCCCAGGCGTTCGCGCCCGCCGGTGGCGACGACGCCGCCTTCGTGGCCATCGTGAACCACTTCAAGTCGAAGAGCGACAGCGACCCGGCTGCCGGAGGCGACAACGCAGCCGGTGACCAGGGCGCCTTCAACGGCGACCGCGTGCGCCAGGCGGAGGCTCTCGTCGGCTTCGCCGACGAGCAGGCGGAGGCCCCCGCCTCCGGCGCGGTGTTCCTGCTCGGTGACTTCAATGCCTACACGCAAGAAGACCCGATCCAGGTGCTCCGCGACGCGGGGTACGTCGACCTGGCCGGCGACACCGGGAAGTACACGTACTCGTACGACGGTCAGTCGGGCTCGCTCGATCACGTGCTGGCATCGCCGGCGGCGCGGGAGCTCGTCACCGGCACGGACGTCTGGAACATCAACGCCGGCGAAGCGCTCGCGCTCGAGTACAGCCGTTACAACGCGAACGTCCGCAACTTCTACGACGCCTCTCCCTACCGCTCGAGCGACCACGACCCCGTGGTCGTGGGTCTCGACCTGTCGGGGACGACCGAGCTCAACCTGCTGAACATCAACGACTTCCACGGGCGCATCGACGCCAACACGGTCACCTTCGCCGGCACGATCGAGCAGCTGCGCGCCGAGAAGGGCGATGACCGCTCGCTCTTCCTCTCCAACGGCGACAACATCGGCGCCTCGCTGTTCGCCTCGGCGAACGCCCAAGACGCCCCCACGATCGACGTGCTCAACGCGCTCGAGGTCGCGGCATCCGGAGTCGGAAACCACGAGTTCGACAAGGGCATCGACGACCTCACCGGTCGCGTCACCGAGCGCGCGGCATTCCCCTACCTCGGGGCGAACGTCTACCGCGACGGTCAGCCGGTGCTCCCCGGGTACGAGATCGTCGAGGTGAACGGCCTCCGGGTCGGCGTCGTCGGCGCCGTCACCGAGGAGACCGCCTCGCTCGTCAGCCCCGAGGGAATCGAGGGCATCGAGTTCCGCGAACCGGTCGCCGAGGTGAACCGCGTCGTGGCCGAGATCCGCGATCAGGTCGACGTCCTCGTGGCGGAGTACCACGAGGGCGCCCTGCAGGGCGAGACGTCGGGAGGCACCCTCGATGACGCCCTCGCGCGTGGCGGAGCGTTCGCGCGCATCGTCACGGAGACGGATGCCGACGTCGACGCGATCTTCACCGGTCACACCCACGAGGAGTACGCGTGGGACGCACCGATCCCCGGCACCGACGGAACGCGTCCCATCCTGCAGACCGGCAACTACGGCGAGAACATCGGACAGGTCGTCCTGACGATCGACCGCGCGAGCCGCGACGTCATCGGCCACGAGGCCCGCAACGTCCCGCGGCTCTCGGCCGAGGAGGTCGAGGGTGACGACGAGCAGACCTCCGAGAACAGCAAGGCTCTGGATGCCGAGCTCATCGCGACCTACCCCCGCGTCGCCGAGGTCGCCGACATCGTCGATCGCGCCCTCGCCGAGGCCGAGCGGGTCGGTTCGCAGCCGGTCGGGTCGGTGTCGGCGGACATCACGACGGCATTCCGGGGTGGCGCGTACGTCGACGGTGTCTACCAGGGCGGTGAGCGCGACGATCGCTCGAAGCAGTCGGCGCTCGGCAACCTCGTGGCCGACGCCCTGCACGACACGCTCGCCGACCCCGTGCGCGGTGACGCCGACCTCGCGGTGGTGAACCCGGGCGGTCTGCGCGCGGAGCTGCTGCGCGGCGACGACGGCGTGATCACCTTCGCCGAGGCCAATGCCGTGCTGCCGTTCGTGAACAACCTCGGAACCACGAGCCTCACCGGCGACCAGCTGCGTCGTCTGTTGGAGCAGCAGTGGGGCGACGCGGCCGGTCGTGCCGCGACACTCTCGCTGAGCGTGTCCGAGAACGTGCGTTACACCTACGACGCCACGCGCGCGCCCGGCGAGCGCATCACCGGCATCTGGATCGACGGGATGCCGGTCGACCCGGCCGCGTCGTACCGGGTGGGCTCCTTCAGCTTCCTGCTCTCGGGAGGCGACGCCTTCACGGTGTTCGACGAGGGAACCGATTCGCGCGACTCCGGTCTGATCGACCGGGACGGCTGGATCGCGTACCTCACGTCCCACCCCGACCTCGCTCCCGACTTCACCGCGCGGGGCGTCCAGGTGACGGGTGCGCCGACCGAGGCGGCCCGCGGGACCGAGGCCGCGTTCACCGTGTCGGGCCTCGACCTCACCTCCCTCGGCAGTCCCGCGGCCACCGAAGCCAGCGTCACCGTCGGCTCAGGAGAGTCGCGAACGGTCGCCGTGCGCGACGGCGTCGCCGAGGTTGCGGTTGCCGTTCCTGCGGACGCGCCCGACGTGCTCGACATCACCGTTTCGACGGCCTCCGGCTCCACCGCCACGGTTCCCCTGCGCGTGGTCGGGGGCGCCGAGGTGCCGGCCGCTCCCGGCGGCGGCGACGGCGGCGAGGCGGCGCCCCCGCGCGGCCCCGACGGACTTCCGCGCACCGGTGCGGATACGGCGTGGATGGGCGGCGGAGTCCTCGCGGCCCTCGCCCTGCTCGCGCTCGGCGTGGCCGTGCGGCGGCGCGGGATGCGTCAGGCCGACTGA
- a CDS encoding LacI family DNA-binding transcriptional regulator has product MSGIADVARLAGVSKSTASRALTGGGYVSDDTRRRVSDAASTLGYVPSTSAVSLATGRTRTIALIVPKVNRWYFGAIVEGVERTLIPRGYDVTLYVAEPGSNDRESLYSTYLARKRFDGIIAVALEPDDADLERLANIGKPVVSIGNPLSGVPTLGLDNVAITRIITQHLIALGHTDIAFVGSTPPTDAPAKDVDERSIGYRNAMNDHGLAVRIRSVPSTLTITDAYAAAASFLADAGSRPTGVVAACDEVAIGVIIAARRMGISVPTELSVVGIDGHDYAEMFSLTTVEQYPLDQGVEATRLLLSMIEGTDEPARRTEAVTRLVVRASTAPPRSA; this is encoded by the coding sequence ATGAGCGGAATCGCCGATGTGGCTCGCCTGGCAGGCGTGTCGAAATCGACGGCGAGTCGTGCGCTGACCGGCGGCGGCTACGTCTCCGACGACACCCGTCGTCGCGTCTCGGACGCGGCGTCGACCCTCGGATACGTGCCGTCCACCAGCGCCGTGAGCCTGGCGACCGGCCGCACGCGTACGATCGCGCTCATCGTCCCCAAGGTGAACCGGTGGTACTTCGGCGCCATCGTCGAGGGCGTCGAACGGACGCTCATCCCCCGGGGGTACGACGTCACCCTCTATGTCGCCGAGCCCGGTTCCAACGACCGCGAGAGCCTCTACTCGACGTACCTCGCCCGCAAACGGTTCGACGGGATCATCGCGGTGGCGCTCGAGCCCGACGACGCCGACCTGGAGCGCCTGGCGAACATCGGCAAGCCCGTCGTCAGTATCGGCAACCCGCTCTCCGGAGTCCCGACCCTCGGCCTCGACAACGTCGCGATCACGCGGATCATCACGCAGCACCTGATCGCACTGGGGCACACCGACATCGCCTTCGTCGGCAGCACTCCCCCGACCGACGCCCCGGCGAAGGACGTCGACGAACGCTCGATCGGCTATCGCAACGCGATGAACGATCACGGGCTCGCCGTCCGTATCCGCAGCGTGCCCTCGACGCTGACGATCACTGACGCCTATGCGGCCGCTGCGTCGTTCCTCGCCGACGCGGGGTCGCGTCCGACCGGTGTCGTGGCCGCGTGCGACGAGGTCGCGATCGGGGTCATCATCGCCGCTCGCCGCATGGGCATCTCGGTTCCGACCGAGCTCAGCGTGGTCGGCATCGACGGCCACGACTACGCCGAGATGTTCTCGCTCACCACGGTCGAGCAGTATCCCCTCGACCAGGGGGTCGAAGCGACGCGGCTGCTGCTGTCCATGATCGAGGGCACCGACGAACCCGCCCGACGCACCGAGGCGGTCACACGCCTGGTCGTGCGCGCCTCCACCGCTCCCCCGCGGAGCGCGTGA